AGCGGATCTTTTTGCGCGTCGGTTTGTCGAACACGATCCGCCGCGCGATCTTGTCGAACATGCGCGCTCCGACCTCTGCGTGGCCGTGAAAGTGGACGCCGTTGCGCGTGAACGTGCGGGTGGGGACTTTGCCGATGTCGTGCAGCAGCGCCGCCCAGCGCACCGCCGGCCGGCGGACCGACTGTTTTACGACGAGCTTCGTGTGTTCCCACACGTCTTTGTGGCGGCGGCCGCCCTCTTGCGCGAGGTCTTTGGTCGCGTCCAGCTCGGGCAAGTGCAACGCGGTAAAGCCGATGTCGTAGAGCCACTGAAGCGCCCGATCGACGTCGCGGCCCATCAGCGCCGGCTCGATCGCCTCGCGCAGTGCGACACCGTCGAGGCGCGCGGTCTCGCCAACCCGGGCGCGGCAGGCGCGGGTCACGGCGTGCGGGGGCGCGGCGCCGGTGGCCCCGATGTGCGTCGCGATCGCCAGCACGGCGGCCGGATCGGCATCGATGAGTGCGGCGGTGCGCGAGGCAAGATCGGGCGCGTTCGGCGATTCGAACAACGTGGCGATGCGGCGATCCACGGCGATCCCCGTGTAGCCGCGCATGGCCCTCGCGTCAAGCTGACATGGGCTGGCGCGATCCTTGCTTGAAAGGGGCGCGTGCAGGGCCGTATCACCGAAAGACACCTCGCGTTGGCCGATCAGACGTTCCCCGGCATTGCCGACGTGTACGCGGCCCTTCCCGACAAACCCGCTACGTTTCTGCAGCTTGTGTGGCTGTACGAGGAAGCTGTGCGCGAGGTGGCGCGGGACGCAGCCGGCGGAACCGCGCGCGCGTGACGCCGACCGTGCGCGCCCTGAGGGTGGCAGATCGATCCGCCGGTGCGCCAGGTCCGCACGGCGGCGATGTGGGACACGGATCGCGGTCGCGGTAGCCTTTGTCACCCATGGCGGGGGACCCCATCGGCGTGTTCGACTCGGGCGTCGGCGGCCTCACGGTGGTCGCGGCGCTGCGCGCGGCGCTGCCGGGTGAGTCGATCGTTTACCTCGGCGACACCGCTCGTGTGCCCTACGGTACGAAGAGCCCGCGCACCGTGGTCCGCTATGCCGAGGCGTGCCAGCGGTTTTTGCTCGCGCGCGGCGTCAAACTCGTGATGGTCGCGTGCAATACCGCGTCGGCTACCGCACTTGGCGCGCTGCGCGCAGCAACCGCGGTTCCCGTGATCGGCGCGGTCGAGCCGGGGGCGTGCAGTGCGGTCGCCGCGTCGCGCGGCGGCCACATCGGCGTGATCGGGACGCTGTCGACCGTGCGGTCCGGCGCCTACGAGCAGGCGATCGCCGCGATCGACGGCGGCGCGGTGGTCACGTCGGTCGCGTGTCCGCTATTCGTTCCGCTCGCCGAGGAAGGTTGGGTCGACGGCGACATCGTCGAGGCGGTCGCGCGGCGCTACCTGGAGGAACTGTGGCGTCGCGATCCGGACATCGACACGCTGGTGCTCGGCTGTACCCACTATCCGTTGCTTCGGCAACCGATCACCGCGGTGGCGACCGCGCTCGCGGGCCGCGAGGTCGCGATCGTCGATTCGGCGACGGCGATGGCCGAGGCGGCGATCGCGGCGGTCGGCGACCGCGCGCGCGACCGGACGGCGGCCGGCGCACTGCGCTGCTTCGTGACCGACGCATCTCGACTCGACGAACTGGCGCCGCGGTTTTTGGGGGAGCCGCTGGCGTCGTACGACCTTGCGGACCTGTAGGGTGCCCGCCGCCACCGCGCCGCGGTCCCGAGTAAATTACGTGCGTTTGCGGCGTTTGCGGGCGCGGCTCGGAGGTGTCCGTTTGCGCTTCTTCGCCCGCGCGGCGGGGGCGAGCGGAGCGTTCGTTGCCGCGTCGCGCGGGGCGGTGCCGGCCGCCGCGTCCGCTGCATCTGGCGTGCCCGAGGAGGTCGTCGGTTCCGTTGCGTCGCCCGCCGCCACGCCATCCGCGTCGTCGGCGGCCGCGGTGCCCGCCGCCGCGCCGCCCGCGTCGTCGGCGGCCGCGTCGCCCGCCGCCAGGCTGTCTTTGTCGTCGGCGGGGGCGACCTCCGCCGCGCCGCCCGCGTCGTCGTCGGCCGCGACCTCCGATGACGCCCGCGCGGGGCGCCGCGCCTTCTTCGATACCGCGATCAGTCGCACGTACGCGTGCGCAGCGGCGCGGGCGAGTGCGCGCAGCGCGTGGGCTGCGTCGTCGGGCAGCGCTCGGCCGTCCGCGCGATGTCCATA
This genomic interval from Deltaproteobacteria bacterium contains the following:
- a CDS encoding HD domain-containing protein, producing the protein MRGYTGIAVDRRIATLFESPNAPDLASRTAALIDADPAAVLAIATHIGATGAAPPHAVTRACRARVGETARLDGVALREAIEPALMGRDVDRALQWLYDIGFTALHLPELDATKDLAQEGGRRHKDVWEHTKLVVKQSVRRPAVRWAALLHDIGKVPTRTFTRNGVHFHGHAEVGARMFDKIARRIVFDKPTRKKIRFLIKHHLRSNQYSAQWTDSAVRRFAREMDEHLVDLLDLSRADITSKRPGRRQALLRQISELSARIDRIRAEDAKVPPLQKGIGTALMAHFGLPPSRRIGDLKRALEAAIERGELEARREDAYYLAWLERSGLVDDVIGARAGAARGADGAHD
- a CDS encoding glutamate racemase, with the translated sequence MAGDPIGVFDSGVGGLTVVAALRAALPGESIVYLGDTARVPYGTKSPRTVVRYAEACQRFLLARGVKLVMVACNTASATALGALRAATAVPVIGAVEPGACSAVAASRGGHIGVIGTLSTVRSGAYEQAIAAIDGGAVVTSVACPLFVPLAEEGWVDGDIVEAVARRYLEELWRRDPDIDTLVLGCTHYPLLRQPITAVATALAGREVAIVDSATAMAEAAIAAVGDRARDRTAAGALRCFVTDASRLDELAPRFLGEPLASYDLADL